The Bradyrhizobium barranii subsp. barranii genome segment CCACCCGAAGGCGATGCCGGTGATCCTGACGACGCCGGACGAGGTCGAGACTTGGATGACCGCGCCGGCGGAGGAGGCCCTGAAGCTACAGCGCCCGCTGCCGGACGGCGCGCTGAAAATCGTAGCCCGGGGCGTGAAGGAAGATGTGACGCCGACGGAATAGCGTTTTACGCAGGTCCGTAGAACGGCTGGACCAGCTAAAAGCTCAGGCCCTCCATCTTTGAGGCCCGCGCCAGTGCTTGCGTGTCGATGTATTCCCGGATGCGTGTGAGTTTTCGGTCTCGAACGGTTATTGCGAAGACCCAATGATCCTCGAACGTCTTGTTCGTAGGTTTAACCGTCCCCTCGGCGAATCCGACGACGAGAACCCGATCTCCCTGCGCTACGAACTCCGGGGGCGCCGGGTAGGAAATCTGCGTCGCTTCGGCAGCCTTCTGAAGTAGGCCCGTCAATCCGGCGTGCCCGCGGTACGTGCCGGCCAGCGCCCAGTCCTTGCCCGGAATGATCCACTCGATGTCTTCGGCGCACAACGCAAGCAGTGCTTGCCGATCGCCGCGACCGAGTGCGGCAAAGAAATCCTTTACGATCGAAGTATTCTCTTCGACGCTCATGGTTGGTCTCCTTGTTTCGTATTCGAATCGGCGAGTCCGGGACAAGGCCCGATTCAGCGCAGCCCGCCTTCATTCGACCGTTCGGCGAGACTGGCGGCCTGCGCCAAGCGACAGGTTTCCTCGATACTCAAACGAAGATTGCGCGGGAACACGGAGACCGGATCGCGGACCGTGCACGATCGATCGCGGACGCTTACCCCTTGGGCTTCTCGAACCGATAGGCGAAGCGATCGGTCTCGCCCTTGATCGAAGGGTCGAACACCTTGACGGAGTGCGTATCGTACGGGTTCGCGAGCATGGTGCTCTCACCATCTAGTACGAAGCCTGACGCTTCCACCTCCGCCCGAACCGAGGAAGGGTCGATCCGATGCAGCGATTGGGCGTCGTTCGTGCCCGTGCCCGCTGCGGCTGCGTGATCGACGATCACGTAGGAGCCGCCCGGCTTGAGCCGCTCGAAGACGGCCCGATTGAAGTCGGCTGCCGTCCCGCCCCTCGCTCGCATCAGTTCGGTGTGGAGATCGTGGTAGAAAAGGTGAAGCCACAAGACATCCGCAGGAACGGCGACGCCGGGCAACGTCACCAGATCCGCGGAAACGGCTTGCACGTTCTCTCTGCCAGGCTCTTTCGCCAGCGTCTGCACGCGTCCGACCGGATCGTTCTTGAAGTGGGCGACTTCCGCCGGCACGAAGCTGTAGACGCGCCCTTCGGGCCCTACGATGTCGGAGAAGAGACGGGTCCAATCGCCATCGCCGGGGTAGACGTCGATGACGGTGGAGCCCGCACCGACGCGCGAGAAGCGGATCAATTCGGATTGTTTCGATGAGGGGTACATTGGTGACCTCCGATGCGCAAATTCAGATGGCCGAGAAGCCGCCGTCCACGGACAACTCCAGGCCGTTCACGAAACTCGAATCGTCCGAAGCCAGAAACAGCGCGGCCGCCGCGATCTCCTCGGGACGACCCATCGTTCCGCGCGGGATCAGCGACTCGAACATTCGCTTCGCGTCTTCGGTGAGAACCTGGTCCTGCATGGGGGTGGCGATCGGCCCCGGATGCAGCACGTTCACCCGAATATTCCTGGCCTTCAATTCGTTGAGCCACCCGCGTGCGAAGGCGTGCAACGCCGCCTTGCTCGCCGCATACACGCTGTAACCGGGAAAGCCTTTCAGCGAAGCAACCGATCCGGTCATGAAGATCGATGCGCCATCGCTCAACAGCGGCAGCGCCTTTTGCACGGTGAACAGAGTTCCGCGCGTGTTCAGCCCAAAGGTCACATCGAAATGCTTCTCAGTGATCTCGCCCAGCGGGACGGCTTCGCCGATACCGGCGCTCGCATACAGGACGTCGATCCTTCCCTTTTCCCGTTTGACCGTGTCGAACAGGCGGTCGAGGTCGTCGAGATTGGCCGCGTCGCCGCGCACACCGGTCACGTTGCGACCGATCAGCCTGACCGCCTCGTCGAGCGCTTCCTGCCTCCGACCCGTGATGAAGACGTAGGCGCCTTCTTCGACGAACCGCTTGGCGCTCGCCAGCGCCATGCCGCTCGATCCGCCCGTAATGACTGCAACCTTACTGTCCAACTTTCCCATGACGTCTTCCTTCAGGCTTTGCTTTTGATGGTTCGGGGACGTCCCCGCGATCTCGTCGAAATAGGCCTGGCTGCGCTTGGCTTTGAGTGCGCAAACGCGCACATCGCTGGTGCGAAATCGAACCGGACAGGAGGCTTGGGCCCCCGGCATGGCCTTTTTGGTGTCCAGTCGTCGGTGGCCCTTTTTCGTCGCAAAAGCCTTTGCAAGCCCTATTTTCGGTTGTTCGGCTTGCTACATGGAGGTTCCGGAATGGGCACGAACCGGTTCCGGATTGCACCATGATCGACTGGGACGACGTTCGCTATTTTCTCGCCGTCGCGCGCGGAGGCTCGGTAAGGGCAGCCGCCGAACGCGTCGGTGTGAATCATGCGACCGTGCTGCGGCGCGTCGCACAGCTGGAAGAACGGCTCGGCGCGCACATGTTCGAGAAGCTGCCCTCAGGTTA includes the following:
- a CDS encoding class I SAM-dependent methyltransferase, which gives rise to MYPSSKQSELIRFSRVGAGSTVIDVYPGDGDWTRLFSDIVGPEGRVYSFVPAEVAHFKNDPVGRVQTLAKEPGRENVQAVSADLVTLPGVAVPADVLWLHLFYHDLHTELMRARGGTAADFNRAVFERLKPGGSYVIVDHAAAAGTGTNDAQSLHRIDPSSVRAEVEASGFVLDGESTMLANPYDTHSVKVFDPSIKGETDRFAYRFEKPKG
- a CDS encoding SDR family NAD(P)-dependent oxidoreductase; translated protein: MGKLDSKVAVITGGSSGMALASAKRFVEEGAYVFITGRRQEALDEAVRLIGRNVTGVRGDAANLDDLDRLFDTVKREKGRIDVLYASAGIGEAVPLGEITEKHFDVTFGLNTRGTLFTVQKALPLLSDGASIFMTGSVASLKGFPGYSVYAASKAALHAFARGWLNELKARNIRVNVLHPGPIATPMQDQVLTEDAKRMFESLIPRGTMGRPEEIAAAALFLASDDSSFVNGLELSVDGGFSAI
- a CDS encoding nuclear transport factor 2 family protein; the protein is MSVEENTSIVKDFFAALGRGDRQALLALCAEDIEWIIPGKDWALAGTYRGHAGLTGLLQKAAEATQISYPAPPEFVAQGDRVLVVGFAEGTVKPTNKTFEDHWVFAITVRDRKLTRIREYIDTQALARASKMEGLSF